One genomic region from Diabrotica undecimpunctata isolate CICGRU chromosome 9, icDiaUnde3, whole genome shotgun sequence encodes:
- the LOC140450292 gene encoding U6 snRNA-associated Sm-like protein LSm2 has translation MLFYSFFKSLVGKDVVVELKNDLSICGTLHSVDQYLNIKLTDISVTDTDKYPHMLSVKNCFIRGSVVRYVQLPADEVDTQLLQDAARKEASAPTR, from the exons ATG CTGTTTTACTCATTCTTCAAATCTCTAGTTGGAAAAGACGTTGTTGTTGAACTAAAAAACGATTTGAG tatATGTGGAACATTACACTCTGTAGACCAATatctaaatataaaattaacagaTATAAGTGTAACGGATACAGATAAATATCCTCACATG CTGTCAGTCAAAAATTGTTTTATCAGAGGATCTGTGGTTCGATATGTTCAATTACCAGCAGATGAAGTTGATACACAACTATTGCAAGATGCAGCTCGAAAAGAAGCCTCTGCACCTACTAGATAA